A stretch of the Nitratireductor thuwali genome encodes the following:
- a CDS encoding GNAT family N-acetyltransferase, which translates to MTAELAAADEHGVAAYQRFCQAAIYPPPQSPDWLAAWASHHHDLVVAMLHVDGRPALALPMEIVRRGPLRAARFVGGTHANGNFPALFPARYAKPEQLAGALVTLLRQERPDIDIIALERQRTMFRDRRNPLMTLPHTPSPNVSLAVDLTGGMEQILHGSSGRRRRKKHRAQIRKLEAAGGYRRYMARTAEEVELLLDAFFRMKHHRFAKMGIRDVFDDPAVQASFRTLFCDALNLSPPPFVLHALEAGGVLRAITGSSQSGDALICEFSTFAEDELAHASPGDFLFYENIAAAVEDGFAVYDFSVGDEVYKRVWCDVETHHVDVIVGLSPRGRAVAATLRARSRAKRFVKTSRYLMQMVRYLRRIAPTE; encoded by the coding sequence ATGACCGCCGAGCTCGCCGCCGCCGATGAGCACGGCGTCGCCGCCTATCAGCGCTTCTGCCAGGCAGCCATCTACCCCCCACCGCAATCGCCCGATTGGCTGGCCGCCTGGGCTTCGCACCATCACGATCTGGTCGTGGCGATGCTTCATGTGGACGGGCGCCCGGCGCTGGCACTGCCGATGGAGATCGTGCGGCGGGGGCCGTTGCGGGCGGCGCGCTTTGTCGGGGGAACCCATGCCAATGGCAATTTTCCCGCCCTTTTCCCGGCACGGTACGCCAAGCCCGAGCAGCTAGCCGGCGCGCTCGTGACCTTGCTGCGGCAAGAACGGCCCGATATCGACATCATTGCCCTGGAACGTCAGCGGACAATGTTTCGAGACCGTCGAAATCCATTGATGACGCTGCCCCATACGCCCAGCCCCAATGTTTCGCTGGCGGTGGACCTGACCGGCGGTATGGAACAGATCCTCCACGGAAGCAGCGGCCGGCGCCGGCGCAAGAAGCACCGCGCGCAGATACGCAAGCTGGAGGCCGCCGGCGGCTATCGCCGCTACATGGCGCGGACGGCAGAAGAGGTCGAGCTTCTGCTGGACGCATTTTTCCGAATGAAGCATCACCGTTTCGCCAAGATGGGAATCCGGGACGTTTTCGACGACCCCGCCGTGCAGGCAAGCTTCCGGACGCTGTTTTGCGATGCTTTGAACCTGTCGCCGCCACCCTTTGTCCTGCATGCGCTGGAAGCCGGCGGCGTGCTGCGGGCTATAACCGGGTCGAGCCAGAGCGGCGATGCGCTGATCTGCGAGTTCAGCACCTTCGCCGAGGATGAGCTTGCCCATGCCAGCCCCGGCGATTTTCTGTTCTACGAGAACATTGCTGCCGCGGTCGAGGATGGTTTCGCGGTCTACGACTTCAGCGTCGGCGATGAAGTCTACAAGCGCGTCTGGTGCGACGTGGAGACCCATCATGTGGACGTGATCGTTGGGCTTTCACCGCGCGGACGGGCCGTCGCCGCCACTTTGCGTGCACGCAGCCGGGCAAAGCGGTTCGTGAAGACGAGCCGATATCTGATGCAGATGGTGCGCTACCTGCGTCGGATCGCGCCGACAGAGTGA